The Chamaesiphon minutus PCC 6605 DNA window TGAGAGCTGGGGTGAGATCGCCGACTACCGATCGATAATAACCGTAAAGATCGGCTCGATCGCTGGGAGTTTCGGTGCCAAAAATATACCGATTGGCAACTTGACGGCGGATGCGCGAGATTTCGGCGTCGGTAGCTAGAGTGTGTTGGAGTTGAAAAATATGTTGGGTAATAATTTGTTCGACTTCGGCGATATTTTCGCTCGGTAACTGCGCGCTCAAATAAAATAATCCCTGAATGCGATTGCTCATATTACTAACGCTGATATTATTCACCAGTTGGCGGTCTTCTCGCAATTCTTTGACCAACCGTGAGGTGCGTCCAGAGCCGAGGATCGCTGCTAAAATATCGAGCGGATAAGTTTCGGATAACTGCATCAAACCAGGTACGCGCCACACCATAATCAATCTTGCCTGTTGCAGGCTCGGATCGATATATTCGCGACGAACGATGCGATTGAATGCTGGTTCGGGAGTAGGTTGAGACTTTTTGCCCACAAATTCTACAGCAGGCATACTACCGCCTTGCGCAGCAAAACCATCGGTAACGATATCGATTAATTCCTCTACAGGTAAATTCCCAACTGCTACCGCTGTCATGGCTGCGGGTTGATAATGAGTCGCATGGAAAAAGCGCATTTGCTGAGCGGTGATACCTTCAATAACCGCTTCTGGCCCTAAAACCGGACGACGATATGCTAACTTAGCAAATGCGACTTCGATCGCTTGTTGATAGATCCGCCGCGAGGAGTTATCCTGAGACCTACGAATTTCTTCAAGTACCACCAGTTTTTCTCTAGCAAAGTCATCTTCAGGAATGCGGGGATTGGTGACAACATCGATTTGGAGAGGAGCTAGTGCGGCAAAATCTTTAGGTGCAGTAGTGATGTAGTAGTGAGTATAGTCTTGGCTCGTCGCCGCATTTGTCACCGCACCGCGTTCTTCTACCAGTCGCTCGAATTCACCTGCCGCCAATCTCGATGTCCCTTTGAACACCATGTGTTCGAGGAAGTGTGCCATGCCATTGATGCCATCGGTTTCTAAGAACGAACC harbors:
- a CDS encoding M16 family metallopeptidase, with translation MTTTLNRPTVRTLPNGLTIVAEQMPVEAVNLNIWLNVGSFLETDGINGMAHFLEHMVFKGTSRLAAGEFERLVEERGAVTNAATSQDYTHYYITTAPKDFAALAPLQIDVVTNPRIPEDDFAREKLVVLEEIRRSQDNSSRRIYQQAIEVAFAKLAYRRPVLGPEAVIEGITAQQMRFFHATHYQPAAMTAVAVGNLPVEELIDIVTDGFAAQGGSMPAVEFVGKKSQPTPEPAFNRIVRREYIDPSLQQARLIMVWRVPGLMQLSETYPLDILAAILGSGRTSRLVKELREDRQLVNNISVSNMSNRIQGLFYLSAQLPSENIAEVEQIITQHIFQLQHTLATDAEISRIRRQVANRYIFGTETPSDRADLYGYYRSVVGDLTPALNYPQQIQALDAKTIQLAARQYLSPNAYGVIAVKPE